Part of the uncultured Desulfobacter sp. genome, GCTGTTTAGGCGGGCGGCATTTTTTAATACCACCATGTCCAGCCACCCGCAACGCCGCTTGCGTCCGGTGGTGGCGCCGAATTCAGCACCTGTTTTCTGGATTTTATCACCAATCTCATCAAACAGTTCTGTTGGGAAGGGCCCCGCGCCCACCCGGGTGGTGTATGCCTTGACAATGCCGATGATTTCATCGAGCTGTCCCGGTCCCACGCCGCTTCCGCTTGCCGCATTGGCCGAAACCGTTGTTGAAGAGGTGACAAAGGGATAGGTGCCGTGCTCAATGTCAAGGTGGGTGCCCTGGGCGCCTTCAAATAAAACCTGAACCCCCTGGCGCAGACCCTGGTCAAGGGTCACGGAAACATCACAGATATAGGGAAGAAGCCGGTCCCGGATGGTTTTAAACCGATCAATGATCAGTGCCGGATCCAAGGGTTGGGCTTTAAAATAGTGTTCCAGGTAGAAATTTTTTTCCGCCATGACGGTCTCAACTTTTTCCTTGAACAGGTCAAAGTCAAGCAGATCGCAGAACCGGATACCCACACGGCTGGCCTTATCTTCGTAGCAGGGGCCGATACCCCGGCCGGTGGTGCCGATTTTGTCCTTGCCTTTTTTTGTTTCCCGGGCCTTGTCGATCTCCTGGTGGTAGGGCATGATCAGGTGGGCACGATTGCTGATTTTGAGCATATTGGGTGATACATCAATGTTGTTATCGGCCAGATAGTCGATTTCATCGAGTAACACAAAGGGGTCAACCACCACACCGTTGCCGATAAAACATTTTTTCTGCTGAATTATCCCGGAGGGGATCAGATGGCTGATAATTTCTTTTCCTTCCACCACCATGGTGTGTCCCGCATTGTTCCCACCCTGGAACCTGACCACATAATCAGCGTGTTCGCTGAGCAGATCAACAATTTTTCCTTTTCCTTCATCACCCCACTGGGTTCCCACAACAACTGTGTTTGTCACGGTTTCTCCTTTTTGCCTCAAAAAAGCTTTTAATAATCCGTCTTGTCTGTTTTTCACATATGCCCTGAGTAATTTCAGGGTGGTGGTTTAATCGTGAATCCGATCCCATCTGGTAAAGGGAGGCCGCAGCCCCCCATTTGGGATCCTGGGCACCGAAAACGATGCGCCGGATTCTGGCATGGATGATGGCCCCCATGCACATAATGCATGGTTCTATGGTTACATAAAGTGTTGTATTGGGCAGGCGATAATTATTCATGAATCTGCAGGCCGAGCGAATGGCCTTGATTTCAGCATGGCTTGTGGGATCGTTTTCCGATATCGGACAATTATATCCCTGTCCGATTACCGTTCCGCCCGGGTCCACCACAATGGCCCCAACGGGAACCTCGTCATGTGTTTCGGCTTTTTTTGCCTCGTCCAAGGCAAGCATCATGTAATATTCATCATCCATAATCCAACCCTAACTTATATAAGCCTTTTTCCGTTAGGTCAAATGTTATGAGATACTATTTTATATGCCGGGCAAAATCAAAGCGGTTGACCCCTTTCGACTCAGTTTGGTATATTCCATCTTTTAAGACTAATTATTGGTAACTGTGACACTTCCTGTAAATATATAATTATTGAGGACTTAATATGGAACGTACTAAATCGGCCGCGTTGTTTTCATCTGCCATGCATTTGATACCGGGCGGGGTAAATTCGCCGGTAAGGGCCTGTGGGTCAGTGGGTGGAGAACCCGTTTTCATTGAAAAAGGAGAGGGGGCAAGGTTGTTTGATGCCGACGGCAACGCATATATAGATTATGTCCTGTCCTGGGGCCCGCTCATTCTCGGCCACCGTCCCAAACCTGTGGTTGAGCGTCTAAAAGAGGTGCTGGATTCCGGCACAAGTTTTGGCGCGCCGACCGCCGTTGAAAATGATCTGGCCCAGCTTGTTGTGGATGCCGTGGATTCCGTGGATATGGTCAGAATGGTGAATTCAGGCACCGAGGCGACCATGAGTGCCATTCGTCTGGCAAGGGGCGTGACGGGTCGGGATCT contains:
- the tadA gene encoding tRNA adenosine(34) deaminase TadA — encoded protein: MDDEYYMMLALDEAKKAETHDEVPVGAIVVDPGGTVIGQGYNCPISENDPTSHAEIKAIRSACRFMNNYRLPNTTLYVTIEPCIMCMGAIIHARIRRIVFGAQDPKWGAAASLYQMGSDSRLNHHPEITQGICEKQTRRIIKSFFEAKRRNRDKHSCCGNPVG
- a CDS encoding adenylosuccinate synthase, whose product is MTNTVVVGTQWGDEGKGKIVDLLSEHADYVVRFQGGNNAGHTMVVEGKEIISHLIPSGIIQQKKCFIGNGVVVDPFVLLDEIDYLADNNIDVSPNMLKISNRAHLIMPYHQEIDKARETKKGKDKIGTTGRGIGPCYEDKASRVGIRFCDLLDFDLFKEKVETVMAEKNFYLEHYFKAQPLDPALIIDRFKTIRDRLLPYICDVSVTLDQGLRQGVQVLFEGAQGTHLDIEHGTYPFVTSSTTVSANAASGSGVGPGQLDEIIGIVKAYTTRVGAGPFPTELFDEIGDKIQKTGAEFGATTGRKRRCGWLDMVVLKNAARLNSLTGLAITKLDVLDDLDEINICTGYEYAGNVMADFPAQIDVLAQCTPVYETHPGWKTQTSKITNFDDLPENAKAYLARIEELSEVKIKIVSVGPGREATIIKENIF